A genomic window from Enterobacteriaceae endosymbiont of Macroplea appendiculata includes:
- the rpoH gene encoding RNA polymerase sigma factor RpoH, with amino-acid sequence MNANIFTPQVYTHSLGSLEAYIYLANSYPILTVQEEQYLSRNFFYKKDIAAAKKIILSHLRFVIHIAKHYTGYGLQQADIIQEGNIGLMKAVKKFNPNVGVRLVSFAIHWIKAEIHEYVLRNWRIVKVATTKSQRKLFFNLRKTKKKLGWFHKNEINIVAKTLGVSVKDVCEMESRMSAQDITTHPLIKQQNNFTSNIFLKDTHSNFTKLIEQHNWNKYIYRKLYYAIQQLDQRSRNIINARWLNKQHHKQTLQSLANNYGISAERIRQLETNAIKKLRLLINKI; translated from the coding sequence ATGAATGCAAATATTTTTACTCCACAAGTTTATACTCATTCGTTAGGTTCGTTAGAAGCATATATATATCTTGCTAATAGTTATCCAATTTTAACTGTACAAGAAGAACAATATTTATCTAGAAATTTTTTTTATAAAAAAGATATAGCAGCAGCAAAAAAAATAATTTTATCACATTTAAGATTTGTTATACATATAGCTAAACATTATACTGGTTATGGTTTGCAACAAGCTGATATTATTCAAGAAGGTAATATCGGTTTAATGAAAGCTGTAAAAAAATTTAATCCTAATGTTGGTGTACGTTTAGTTTCTTTTGCTATACATTGGATTAAAGCCGAAATACATGAATATGTATTACGTAATTGGCGTATAGTGAAAGTTGCTACGACAAAATCACAAAGAAAATTGTTTTTTAATCTACGTAAAACTAAAAAAAAATTAGGATGGTTCCATAAAAATGAAATTAATATAGTTGCAAAAACTTTAGGAGTTTCTGTAAAGGATGTATGTGAAATGGAATCTCGTATGTCTGCACAAGATATTACAACACATCCACTAATAAAGCAACAAAATAATTTTACTTCTAATATTTTTCTAAAAGATACACACTCTAATTTTACAAAATTAATTGAACAACATAATTGGAATAAATATATTTATCGTAAATTATATTATGCAATTCAGCAACTAGATCAACGTAGTCGTAATATTATTAATGCTAGATGGTTAAATAAACAACATCATAAACAAACGCTACAATCTTTAGCAAATAACTATGGAATATCTGCAGAAAGAATACGTCAATTAGAAACTAATGCTATCAAAAAATTACGTTTATTAATTAATAAAATTTAA
- the ftsY gene encoding signal recognition particle-docking protein FtsY — translation MIIKKDNCNKKNSFLRNLTLKIWDASKNIGENLIHFITKNKTIDINFFNNLEKILIQSDISYNTTRNIVQNVMQYSKKNKIYDHHKLYLYIKQIILKILIHVEQSLIIKNENPYIILVIGVNGVGKTTTIGKLAYYFYKQNRSVFLASGDTFRAAASQQLKLWSQKSYSNMMIPQYNKIDSSAVIYDAIQQSQQNNADILIIDTAGRAHNNIALMQELKKNVKIIRKKKNHAPHEIMLVLDAHIGQNAINQFKEFHKHIGITGIVLTKMDGTAKGGIIITLSNDYKIPIRYIGTGEQITDLHLFNAKKFINTIFINN, via the coding sequence ATGATAATAAAAAAAGATAATTGTAATAAAAAAAATAGTTTTTTACGAAATTTAACATTAAAAATATGGGATGCTAGTAAAAATATTGGTGAAAATCTAATACATTTTATCACTAAAAATAAAACTATTGATATAAATTTTTTTAATAATTTGGAAAAAATATTGATTCAATCAGACATTAGTTACAATACAACGCGAAACATAGTGCAAAATGTTATGCAATATTCTAAAAAAAATAAAATATATGATCATCATAAATTATATTTATATATTAAACAAATAATTTTAAAGATTTTAATACATGTTGAGCAATCATTAATAATTAAAAATGAAAATCCTTATATCATATTAGTTATAGGTGTTAATGGTGTTGGTAAAACGACTACTATAGGTAAATTAGCATATTATTTTTATAAACAAAATAGGTCTGTTTTTTTAGCTTCAGGAGATACATTTCGTGCAGCTGCCAGTCAACAATTAAAATTATGGAGTCAAAAAAGTTATAGTAATATGATGATACCACAATACAATAAAATTGATAGTTCTGCTGTAATTTATGATGCTATACAACAATCACAACAAAATAATGCTGACATATTAATTATTGATACTGCAGGTCGTGCACATAATAATATTGCTTTAATGCAAGAATTAAAAAAAAATGTAAAAATTATTAGAAAAAAAAAAAATCATGCACCACATGAAATTATGTTAGTATTAGATGCACATATTGGACAAAATGCTATAAATCAATTTAAAGAATTTCACAAACATATAGGTATAACAGGTATTGTATTAACTAAAATGGATGGTACAGCTAAAGGAGGTATAATTATAACTTTATCTAACGATTATAAAATTCCTATAAGATATATAGGTACAGGAGAACAAATTACAGATTTACATTTATTTAATGCTAAAAAATTTATTAATACTATTTTTATAAATAATTAA
- the rsmD gene encoding 16S rRNA (guanine(966)-N(2))-methyltransferase RsmD translates to MKYNRHNKIYILAGKWKYKKITIHNTHIRPTMHFIRETLFNWLINDISMLNCLDCFAGSGILSLEALSRNACSATLIENNIFHFKKLQQNISLFKNINIKLIYGHTLHILSTISQKFNLIFIDPPFSKDNFLLQTTCFLLEKYCCLNNNAYIYLEYMTSSKPVLLPYNWIQYRKKTFGSVTYALYKKYT, encoded by the coding sequence ATGAAATATAATAGACATAATAAAATATATATTCTTGCTGGTAAATGGAAATATAAAAAAATTACTATACATAATACTCATATTAGACCAACTATGCATTTTATTCGTGAAACATTATTTAATTGGTTAATAAATGATATCTCTATGTTAAATTGTTTAGATTGTTTTGCTGGTTCCGGCATACTGAGTTTAGAAGCATTATCACGAAATGCATGTTCAGCAACTTTAATAGAAAATAATATTTTTCATTTCAAAAAATTACAACAAAATATATCATTATTTAAAAATATAAATATTAAATTAATTTATGGTCATACATTACATATATTATCTACAATATCACAAAAATTTAATTTAATATTTATAGATCCTCCTTTTAGTAAGGATAATTTTTTACTACAAACAACTTGTTTTTTGTTAGAAAAATATTGTTGTTTGAATAATAATGCATATATTTATCTTGAGTATATGACAAGTAGTAAGCCTGTTTTATTACCATATAATTGGATCCAATATCGTAAAAAAACATTTGGTTCGGTAACATATGCTTTGTATAAAAAATATACATGA